CCATTCCCCCCGGTGCCAAGCTGACAATTGTCGAGTCAAATGAGAGCCCATCGGCGGTAATAGAAACTTTTTGCCCTCGAGCAATTTGTCCCCGGCGTGTAGGGAATACTTGAAGCTCTGCCCATATTTGCTTGTAGTTCGCAATCGTGAACAGTACCCGATCACCGCTAAACTCCCCTCGACTGGCCTGCTTATCGATAATCTGACCGCTGATAGGCGCTATCAAGGAGTAAGTTTGCAAGCTGTCATTGGACTCAATTGTTGCCAGCTTTTCCCCCTTTTGTATGGAATCACCCAATGCTTTTTCAATTGTCATAATTGTGCCCGGATAGCGGGCGCGAACATGGCTGAGGCTGCGATGATCGATAGCGGTTTTGCCGTAAAGAGTAACGCGCTCTTGAATAACTCCCGGTGCGGCAATCGCAGTTTTAATGCCGGCTTTTGCTGCCATATCCTCGGCTATCTTTACGCGGCCCTCATAGGATTCAAACTTCCATTCAGCACTACCCCCCTTGTAGGTCAGGGAGAGTTCAATATCGAATGAATGGGGCTCAGGCAAATCTCTATGGCTGCGCCAGTAATCAATACTGTCATCACGGGAAAGAGCTATTCGTTCTGACTTACCCCCAAGTCGAACTAGAGTCAGGCTCAAATCCGCATTATTCAGTGCTTCTCCATTTTTCTGAACCCACGCGCGAAACTCAGCCTTACCACTTTGCTCTACCAAAGCCAGCTCAACCACTAAGTCTCCGCGCTCCAGAAGCCGCCCTCCATGGGGCCCTTTGGACTCTTCTTCATGATGCCCTCCGCCATGGGAGCCACTTGCATAACTGAAATTCATCGCCCCCATTGCTGATACCAAAAGGGAGAAGAACAACATCGCAAACTTTAATGTTTTATTTGATCTGCTCATTTTCTAAATCCAAATTCATTTGCTGCTATCAGCAGCCACAGCCCCTAAAGGTCGGGCAGTTAATCTCTCAATTTCCGCGCCATATAAATGGACAGATCGCGCCGCAACAATTCGGGAACGCTCGGCATCGAGCAACTCCTCGCGGGCAGAAATTAATTCAACATAGGAATAGCGACCACGGCGGTAAGCCCGGCCCACTTCGGAGAGCCCCTCGCGCAGCATAGGGATTACGGTGTTTTCCATTTCATCGACAGTAGCCAGGGCTTGTTCCCGGCTTGTCACCGCCAGGAAAAGTTGGGGGTAGAGTTTTAGAAGCGCCGCCTCTCTCTCTAACTGAACCTGCTCCAACTCAGCCATCGCAGAGATTTCCCTGCCCCGGTTGCGTCGACCGGTGAAAAGAGGCACGTTAATACCCGCCACCACCGCATTCTCATCATATTCGCGGTCGATACGGTAACCGGCATACCAACCGATATCTGGCTTCGACTTCGCCTGCGCCAAGTGCAGTTGCGATGTGCGTAATCGCTCTTCCGAAGCGAATCGAGCAATGGCAGGGTTTTCCTGAGCTCTTTCGTACAACACCTCGAAACTCGCACCTGGTTCAAAACGAAACAGCACGCTGGAATCAACAGTAAAGTCTTGTGTCGGCTGCCCCCAAAGTGCAGACAATGCGTACTTGTAGTAAGCCAGCATTCTCTCCTGCGCCTCAGCAGCCAAAATGGCTTTTGCCAACGCGGATTCTGCCCGCATGCGTTCAGCCACTGGCGAAGCTGCGGCATTCACCCTCGTAGTCACCACTTTCAGCGTTTCTTTGGCCAGTGAAACTTTTTCTGCTTCAAGAGCAAGCAACTCTGCAGCAGCAAGTACCTGGGCATAAGCTCGAACCACCTCGGCTAAGACATCTAATGCAGTCGCCTGCTCATCAGCAATCAAGAGATCCCGTTGGGCATTAACTACATCAATACGAGCTTCACGTTTTCCACCCAACTCAATAACTGACGACAGTGAGGCGGTCAGTTCAAGCTCGGTATACTCATCATCGTCGTCATCACTTGGAGGACCCGGGGGGCCTGGAGGCCCGGGAGGGCCGTTACCTGATGAGCCATCGTCGTAGGTTGCATACTCAGCTTCAAAGCCAAAATCCCAAGCAGGACGCTGTTTTGCGGTGAACTCAGCACCATCCAAAGCCCATTGCTGGAAAGGAAAAACTGCAATTTGGGGGTTTTGTGCCAGCGTTCTCTGTATTGCCTCTGGCAGTGTTAATAGCTCCCCTTTCTGCGCAAAAACAGTTTGCGCAGATAAACTCAAAGTGGTCGCCAGCAAGAATTTAGCGGCTGCACGACCTACCACGCCCCTAAAGAGCGTGTAATTAAAATCCATGGAATTCTCCCAAGTCACAACTCGATCAGCATGCGTGGGCAAAAGCTACATACTTCTATAGCGGCACACGCAGTATTTAACTAATCAGACTTGGGTTATAGGTGGGCGTAAAAGTGGAGAAAAATAACCTGAGGGCGCAGCTGCACTGATTGTATCACTGTAACTGATAGTGCCCCGAAGAAGAGGTTGATAAGACTGCCCCAAAAGCCCGGTTGCATTAATTCCGTGACAATGGCAACAGTGATTACAGAAATCCAACGTCGGTGTAGATTGCTCTTCACCGGAGGAAGGCAGCGAGAAAGTGACGGAACCCCCATCAGGCTCGTCAGTAGGAGCTACCCCAGGGAGTTGATCAATATGATTTGAAGAGAAGTGGATGGTGATGTCTTCTAGCTCATCATGACTGTCATAGAAGGCGCCAGCTGTCTGGAAAATCAGCAGCGCAATCAGTAAAAATGACAGACGAACCACATTCATAGGAGCAGGCTAGTATCAATAATGGACCGACTCTAGCAAACATAACCCAGAGCCTCAATTGAATACGGCAAAAGTTTTGTAAAACAACAGCTTATTGACCAGCAATTCTGGATAGCCAGTCTCGTTTCAATACTCGATTTGACGCAACAGCAGGCGCGATAGTTCTCCTCTACACTGATTCAGATGCCACAACTATGGCTATATATTGGGAGGTACCGGTAAATGCTTGCTTTTCAACCCTTTGGTGGCTTGGCTAGGGCGCTGATTCTTGCAGCGACGGTGGCATTAGCCCCTGCGATTGTCGCTCAAAACCCGACTCCACCCCCGCAACCCGATAGCACTGGCTCCCAAGGCCAAACCCCGCCACCAGGGCACCCCACTCAATCGACCGATGACAGCAATACCCCCCAGCCGCCAGGGCAAATGCAGCAAGGCAAACCTCCTCAAGGCCAAATGGGGACCATGGAATCAAACGAGCCCCTAGACCCCAAGGCGATGGCAACCTTGAAACGAATGGGTGACTACCTCGCCAGCCTCAAAATGATGATGTTTAACGCCGATATATTCACTGAGGTCGTTCTGGAAAATCAGGAAAAGCTCCTGATTGGCGGTACCGTCAAATATATGGCAATGCCACCCAAGCAACTGCGTGTAGACCTGAAAACAGATTCTATTACCCGTCAATTTATTCACAATGGCGACAAGTTCACCGTGATTGCTCCCCGCGATGGTTATTTCGCAGAAATGGAAGCACCCCAGCCTACAGCGGAAGTTTTGACCAAAGCCGCCAAGGATTACGGCATTGAGATTCCTTTTGCCGACCTCCTCGAATGGGGAAGGAAGGAAAATGTTTGGTCCGGTATCAAAGAAGGCTTTCTGGTAAACCGGC
This DNA window, taken from Microbulbifer sp. VAAF005, encodes the following:
- a CDS encoding DUF2092 domain-containing protein, which codes for MLAFQPFGGLARALILAATVALAPAIVAQNPTPPPQPDSTGSQGQTPPPGHPTQSTDDSNTPQPPGQMQQGKPPQGQMGTMESNEPLDPKAMATLKRMGDYLASLKMMMFNADIFTEVVLENQEKLLIGGTVKYMAMPPKQLRVDLKTDSITRQFIHNGDKFTVIAPRDGYFAEMEAPQPTAEVLTKAAKDYGIEIPFADLLEWGRKENVWSGIKEGFLVNRPMVDGQKTEHWAFRSENLDWEIWIKAGDKPLPLRISTVNTRDPAKPRFIATLKWMEAKPGAAGQFTPSTDKLKQIQFKKAEPNKEATP
- a CDS encoding TolC family protein, with amino-acid sequence MDFNYTLFRGVVGRAAAKFLLATTLSLSAQTVFAQKGELLTLPEAIQRTLAQNPQIAVFPFQQWALDGAEFTAKQRPAWDFGFEAEYATYDDGSSGNGPPGPPGPPGPPSDDDDDEYTELELTASLSSVIELGGKREARIDVVNAQRDLLIADEQATALDVLAEVVRAYAQVLAAAELLALEAEKVSLAKETLKVVTTRVNAAASPVAERMRAESALAKAILAAEAQERMLAYYKYALSALWGQPTQDFTVDSSVLFRFEPGASFEVLYERAQENPAIARFASEERLRTSQLHLAQAKSKPDIGWYAGYRIDREYDENAVVAGINVPLFTGRRNRGREISAMAELEQVQLEREAALLKLYPQLFLAVTSREQALATVDEMENTVIPMLREGLSEVGRAYRRGRYSYVELISAREELLDAERSRIVAARSVHLYGAEIERLTARPLGAVAADSSK
- a CDS encoding efflux RND transporter periplasmic adaptor subunit; the protein is MSRSNKTLKFAMLFFSLLVSAMGAMNFSYASGSHGGGHHEEESKGPHGGRLLERGDLVVELALVEQSGKAEFRAWVQKNGEALNNADLSLTLVRLGGKSERIALSRDDSIDYWRSHRDLPEPHSFDIELSLTYKGGSAEWKFESYEGRVKIAEDMAAKAGIKTAIAAPGVIQERVTLYGKTAIDHRSLSHVRARYPGTIMTIEKALGDSIQKGEKLATIESNDSLQTYSLIAPISGQIIDKQASRGEFSGDRVLFTIANYKQIWAELQVFPTRRGQIARGQKVSITADGLSFDSTIVSLAPGGMARLSQ